The Candidatus Cloacimonadota bacterium genome window below encodes:
- a CDS encoding biotin--[acetyl-CoA-carboxylase] ligase: protein MITKVFYDTLDSSKLEHARLAATGSDSDLWIIRAASQTAGVGRGKNTWHSPPGGLWFSFDFFHSRAVPSFPLYVGFCLHKLLTRSFGLSQLSVKWPNDIYLEDKKLAGILCQQWQNPPRYLISLGLNTNLEPDDVLLELNAANLSSYIKMPVSNDCLADLLVRSVSHHSGLLASPQTYINYCAARLHGLGREAEVENGNETLLGRIAGLTDAGFLLLDGMDGVRMTVTHGSLKIL from the coding sequence ATGATCACGAAGGTTTTTTACGATACGCTGGACAGCAGCAAACTGGAACACGCCAGGCTGGCCGCCACCGGATCGGACAGCGACCTCTGGATCATACGTGCCGCAAGCCAAACCGCTGGGGTAGGCCGGGGCAAGAACACCTGGCACTCACCCCCGGGCGGGCTCTGGTTCAGTTTCGACTTTTTCCATTCCCGGGCGGTGCCTTCTTTCCCCCTCTATGTGGGGTTTTGCCTGCACAAACTGCTGACCAGGTCTTTCGGGCTCAGCCAGCTCAGCGTGAAGTGGCCCAACGATATCTATCTGGAGGACAAGAAACTGGCTGGCATCCTCTGCCAGCAGTGGCAAAATCCCCCCCGCTACCTGATCAGCCTGGGGTTGAACACCAACCTCGAACCAGATGATGTGTTACTTGAATTGAACGCTGCTAATTTATCTTCATACATAAAGATGCCTGTGTCCAATGATTGTCTTGCCGACTTGCTTGTGCGCAGCGTTAGCCACCATTCCGGCCTGCTGGCTTCGCCCCAAACTTACATCAACTACTGCGCGGCAAGGTTGCATGGCCTGGGCCGGGAAGCTGAGGTGGAAAATGGCAACGAAACCCTGCTTGGCCGGATTGCTGGACTCACGGACGCAGGATTTTTGCTTTTGGACGGTATGGATGGTGTAAGGATGACAGTCACCCACGGCAGCCTGAAAATCCTCTGA
- the ahcY gene encoding adenosylhomocysteinase, with translation MDDMEYSVADIALASFGRKEIELAEIEMPGLMALRQKFSGRKPLQGAQITGSLHMTVQTAVLIETLVELGARVRWASCNIFSTQDHAAAAIAACGIPVFAWKGETLREYWQCTLKALSWPEGGPDLIVDDGGDATLMVHEGFRLENEFASSGALPEANAESAELRLVQELLIAGLQNDPQKWHRVAQNLKGASEETTTGVNRLYQKLAAGELLFPAFNVNDSVTKSKFDNLYGCRESLADGIKRGTDVMVAGKVVMVCGYGDVGKGCAQSMRGFGARVIVGEIDPICALQAAMEGFEVNTVDNMLEEADIFVTATGNCDVIRVDHMLKMKNHAIVCNIGHFDNEIQVDKLYSMEGVVRETVKPQVDQIHLPNGKAIILLSEGRLVNLGNATGHPSFVMSCSFTNQVLAQLELWQNDHETGVYILPKALDEEVARLHLDKLGVRLTHLSKHQAQYINVPIEGPYKPDHYRY, from the coding sequence ATGGATGACATGGAATATTCCGTAGCGGATATCGCTCTGGCCTCTTTTGGCCGCAAAGAAATCGAACTGGCCGAGATCGAGATGCCTGGGCTGATGGCCCTGCGCCAGAAATTCAGCGGCAGGAAACCCCTCCAGGGGGCCCAGATCACCGGCAGCCTGCACATGACGGTGCAAACAGCCGTACTGATTGAAACCCTGGTGGAACTGGGGGCCCGGGTCCGCTGGGCCAGTTGCAACATCTTTTCCACCCAGGACCACGCGGCGGCGGCCATCGCTGCCTGCGGGATCCCCGTTTTCGCCTGGAAGGGCGAGACCCTGCGGGAATACTGGCAATGCACGCTGAAAGCGCTCTCATGGCCTGAGGGCGGCCCCGACCTCATCGTGGACGATGGGGGAGACGCCACCCTGATGGTGCACGAAGGCTTCAGGCTGGAAAACGAGTTCGCGTCCTCCGGGGCTTTGCCCGAGGCGAACGCCGAATCCGCCGAACTGCGGCTGGTGCAGGAACTGCTGATCGCCGGACTCCAAAACGATCCCCAGAAGTGGCACCGGGTGGCCCAGAACCTCAAAGGCGCAAGCGAAGAGACCACCACCGGGGTCAACCGGCTCTACCAGAAACTGGCGGCGGGTGAATTGCTCTTCCCGGCTTTCAACGTGAACGACTCGGTGACCAAATCCAAATTTGACAATCTCTACGGCTGCCGCGAATCCTTGGCCGACGGCATCAAGCGCGGCACCGACGTGATGGTGGCCGGCAAGGTGGTGATGGTGTGCGGCTATGGCGACGTGGGCAAGGGCTGCGCCCAATCGATGCGCGGTTTCGGCGCCCGGGTGATCGTAGGCGAGATCGATCCCATCTGCGCGCTGCAGGCGGCCATGGAAGGCTTTGAAGTGAACACCGTGGACAACATGCTGGAAGAGGCGGACATCTTTGTAACCGCCACCGGCAATTGCGACGTGATCCGCGTGGACCACATGCTCAAGATGAAAAACCACGCCATTGTTTGCAACATCGGCCATTTCGACAACGAGATCCAAGTGGACAAGCTTTACTCAATGGAAGGCGTTGTGCGTGAAACGGTGAAACCCCAGGTGGACCAGATCCATCTGCCCAATGGCAAAGCGATCATCCTACTCTCAGAAGGCCGCCTGGTAAATCTCGGCAACGCCACCGGCCATCCCTCCTTCGTGATGAGCTGTTCCTTCACCAATCAGGTGCTGGCGCAGCTGGAACTCTGGCAAAATGACCACGAGACCGGTGTTTACATCCTGCCCAAGGCCCTCGACGAAGAGGTGGCCAGATTGCATCTGGACAAGCTGGGAGTGCGGCTCACCCATCTGAGCAAACACCAGGCCCAGTACATCAACGTTCCCATCGAAGGCCCTTACAAGCCCGACCATTACAGATACTGA
- the coaBC gene encoding bifunctional phosphopantothenoylcysteine decarboxylase/phosphopantothenate--cysteine ligase CoaBC: MNKNILLGVSGGIAAYKAIELASLLSKAGFSVKTVLTDNAQNFVAGINFAAITHGSAHSSLFEDADPIPHITLADWADLIVVAPATANIVAKAARGLADDLLSTTLLAHTKPVLYVPAMNVNMYENPATQANLQTLRERGQHILEPVTGLLACGYEGKGKYPPNSEVLCAIRCFLEYPEDLSGTSVMVSAGATAEPIDPMRMITNRSSGRMGLAIARAFALRGAKVTLVHGLMDEKPPYYLHQAIFAPTVQLMHDAVLKSAKGCQIIVKCAAVSDFKPLKAASRKIKKGGNLNLELVPTPDILAQLGKLKTKKQMLVGFAAETDNLVANAREKLQRKNLDLICVNHLDTAGADQTTLSVISANDAKNARPPVLSGDKFEVALRLVERIIKP; this comes from the coding sequence ATGAACAAGAACATACTACTTGGCGTGAGCGGTGGCATCGCCGCTTACAAGGCGATCGAACTGGCCAGCCTGCTAAGCAAGGCGGGATTCAGCGTGAAGACCGTTTTAACTGATAACGCCCAGAACTTCGTCGCGGGAATAAACTTTGCCGCCATCACCCACGGCAGCGCCCACAGTTCGCTGTTTGAGGACGCGGACCCCATCCCGCACATTACCCTGGCGGACTGGGCGGACCTCATCGTGGTGGCACCCGCCACGGCCAACATCGTGGCCAAAGCCGCGCGCGGCCTTGCCGACGACTTGCTTTCCACCACCCTGCTGGCGCACACCAAACCTGTCCTCTACGTTCCCGCGATGAATGTGAACATGTATGAAAACCCTGCCACCCAGGCCAATCTGCAGACCCTGCGCGAACGGGGCCAGCACATCCTGGAACCCGTCACCGGCTTGCTCGCCTGTGGTTATGAAGGCAAGGGCAAATATCCCCCCAACTCTGAGGTCCTCTGCGCCATCCGCTGCTTTCTGGAGTATCCTGAGGATCTGTCCGGGACCAGCGTTATGGTCTCCGCCGGCGCCACCGCCGAACCGATCGATCCCATGCGCATGATCACCAACCGGTCCAGCGGCAGGATGGGCCTGGCCATCGCCCGGGCTTTCGCGCTGAGGGGGGCCAAAGTGACTCTGGTCCACGGTTTGATGGACGAAAAACCACCCTACTATCTGCATCAGGCCATCTTCGCGCCCACGGTGCAACTGATGCACGACGCCGTGCTCAAGTCCGCCAAGGGCTGCCAGATCATCGTCAAATGCGCCGCCGTATCGGACTTCAAGCCGCTCAAAGCCGCTTCCCGCAAGATCAAGAAAGGCGGCAACCTCAATCTGGAACTGGTGCCCACCCCGGATATCCTGGCCCAGCTGGGAAAGCTGAAAACCAAGAAACAGATGCTGGTGGGCTTCGCCGCGGAAACCGACAATTTGGTGGCCAACGCCAGGGAGAAACTGCAGCGCAAGAATCTGGACCTCATCTGCGTGAATCACCTGGATACTGCCGGGGCTGATCAGACCACCCTTTCAGTCATCAGCGCGAATGATGCCAAAAACGCCAGGCCCCCGGTACTGAGCGGCGACAAGTTCGAGGTCGCGCTGCGCCTGGTGGAGCGGATAATCAAGCCATGA
- the pnp gene encoding polyribonucleotide nucleotidyltransferase, translated as MHNFNIIKRELDFCGRPLYVETGRMAKQANGSVFIRYGGSAVLVTATMSKDPVENQDFFPLTVDYIEKMYASGKIPGGFFKREARPTTDATLSARVIDRSIRPLFPDGFRNQVHVVLNVLAYDGETDPSALGIFGASLALTLSDIPFHGPIAGVKVGLIDDQIVVNPYQSQMNGSSKLDLDVAASATSVVMVESSALELSEETILDAVYTGHEEIKKLCALQADMAAEIGKAKVEVKLLEVPADIMGRVEAVYGSRIAEAAVILGKQERQDAFDAAEAEMLEKYQAEDPEGFEENEKWYKDAFEELIRRYVRQSILDKHHRVDGRGLDDIREITCEIDVLPVVHGSALFTRGETQSLGTITLGGGSDEQVIDGLEIEYKKYFYLHYNFPPFSVGEAGRMGPVGRRELGHGNLAERALKAVLPDREAFPYTMRIVADTLESNGSSSQASICSGCLAMMAAGVPIKAPVAGIANGLIMDGDKYVILTDIMGLEDHLGDMDFKCAGTREGITAMQMDIKVEGITRDIMRIALEKAHAARFRILDIMGECIAEPREDLAPTAPRIEAFKVPIDKIGEIIGPSGKMIKSIIEACQVEIDINDDGTVRILSPNKDSIMKAKEIIKGIAIDPEVGEEFEGPVTRIEPYGVFVKILGGAKEGMVHVSQMHHSRIGHPEDMVKMGDIVHVKSLGMDKGKLSLTMKGVAGNPEPDPNAPKHDRPPRRDDRGGDRRSSGRGGGGFHRR; from the coding sequence ATGCACAACTTCAACATTATCAAACGCGAACTCGATTTCTGCGGCCGCCCGCTTTACGTGGAAACCGGCAGAATGGCCAAACAGGCCAACGGTAGCGTGTTCATCCGTTACGGGGGCAGCGCTGTCCTCGTTACCGCCACCATGAGCAAGGACCCGGTGGAAAACCAGGATTTCTTCCCGCTCACAGTGGATTACATCGAAAAAATGTACGCCAGCGGCAAGATCCCCGGCGGCTTTTTCAAACGTGAAGCCCGCCCCACCACCGATGCCACCCTCTCCGCCCGCGTGATCGACCGCAGCATCCGGCCCCTCTTTCCAGACGGATTCCGAAACCAGGTGCACGTGGTGCTGAACGTTCTCGCCTACGACGGTGAGACCGATCCCTCCGCCCTGGGCATCTTCGGCGCTTCGCTGGCCCTCACTCTTTCAGACATCCCCTTCCACGGTCCCATCGCGGGCGTGAAAGTGGGCCTCATCGATGATCAGATCGTGGTGAACCCATATCAGAGCCAGATGAACGGCAGTTCCAAGCTGGATCTGGATGTTGCCGCCTCAGCCACTTCGGTGGTGATGGTGGAATCCTCGGCTTTGGAGCTGAGTGAAGAAACCATCCTGGACGCCGTTTACACCGGCCATGAAGAGATCAAGAAACTCTGCGCCCTCCAGGCCGACATGGCCGCTGAGATCGGAAAAGCCAAGGTCGAAGTGAAGTTGCTGGAAGTCCCGGCCGACATCATGGGCAGGGTGGAAGCCGTCTATGGCAGCCGCATCGCTGAAGCCGCCGTGATCCTGGGCAAGCAGGAACGCCAGGACGCCTTCGACGCCGCCGAGGCCGAGATGCTGGAAAAGTATCAGGCTGAGGACCCGGAAGGCTTTGAAGAGAACGAAAAATGGTATAAGGACGCCTTTGAAGAGCTGATCCGCCGCTATGTGCGGCAGTCCATCCTGGACAAACACCACCGCGTGGATGGCCGGGGTTTGGATGACATCCGCGAGATCACCTGCGAGATCGACGTACTGCCGGTCGTGCACGGTTCCGCGTTGTTCACCCGGGGCGAAACCCAGTCCCTGGGCACCATCACCCTCGGTGGCGGCAGCGACGAACAGGTGATCGACGGCCTCGAGATCGAGTACAAGAAATACTTTTACCTGCACTACAACTTCCCGCCTTTCAGCGTGGGCGAAGCCGGCAGAATGGGCCCGGTGGGACGCCGCGAACTGGGACATGGAAACCTGGCTGAACGCGCCCTGAAAGCCGTTTTGCCGGATCGCGAGGCCTTCCCCTACACCATGCGCATCGTGGCCGACACCCTGGAATCCAACGGTTCCTCGTCCCAAGCCTCGATCTGCAGCGGCTGCCTGGCCATGATGGCCGCGGGCGTTCCGATCAAGGCGCCGGTGGCCGGCATTGCCAACGGCTTGATCATGGATGGTGACAAATATGTGATCCTCACCGACATCATGGGCCTGGAGGACCATCTGGGCGACATGGATTTCAAGTGCGCCGGCACCCGTGAAGGCATCACCGCCATGCAGATGGACATCAAGGTGGAAGGCATCACCCGCGACATCATGCGGATTGCCCTGGAAAAGGCCCATGCCGCGCGTTTCAGGATCCTGGACATCATGGGCGAATGCATCGCCGAGCCCAGGGAAGACCTGGCTCCCACCGCTCCGCGCATTGAAGCCTTCAAGGTTCCCATCGACAAGATCGGCGAGATCATCGGGCCGAGCGGCAAGATGATCAAATCGATCATCGAAGCCTGCCAGGTGGAGATCGACATCAACGACGACGGCACCGTGCGCATCCTTTCCCCGAACAAGGATTCGATCATGAAAGCCAAAGAGATCATCAAAGGCATCGCGATCGATCCCGAAGTGGGCGAGGAATTTGAAGGTCCGGTCACCCGGATCGAGCCCTACGGCGTGTTCGTGAAGATCCTTGGCGGCGCCAAGGAAGGCATGGTCCACGTTTCCCAGATGCACCACAGCCGCATCGGACATCCGGAAGACATGGTCAAAATGGGCGACATCGTCCACGTGAAGAGCCTGGGCATGGATAAAGGCAAGCTGTCTCTCACCATGAAAGGAGTGGCCGGCAATCCCGAGCCCGATCCCAACGCTCCCAAACACGACCGTCCTCCAAGGCGTGACGACCGGGGCGGCGATCGCCGCAGTTCCGGACGCGGCGGCGGCGGATTCCACAGAAGATAA
- a CDS encoding SDR family oxidoreductase, whose amino-acid sequence MNRLLIITGANGQVGSHLARSWAESRLPLLLLVHSGSERLEDLRSKPGILIKTCDLLDPDALSSSLEEACVALNAVRASLVHTAAVRSYDAKTLAEGEPEVWQEVFNTNVNMTCNVLRACLPGMLQERFGRIVLFGSNVALTGLNRGSAYAAAKAAIVNLARSVALETAPDNVLINAISPAPVETDLESDYEGEYLAFRQRYFAAYRAASPTGKLISLDEIRHLAELLLSPELANLNGQNILLDGGMSAPLLNPQGMGS is encoded by the coding sequence ATGAACCGGCTGTTGATCATCACCGGCGCCAACGGACAGGTGGGCTCTCATCTCGCCCGGTCCTGGGCGGAATCGCGCCTGCCGTTGCTGCTGTTGGTGCACTCAGGATCCGAACGTTTGGAGGACCTGCGCTCCAAGCCGGGGATCTTGATCAAAACCTGCGATCTACTGGACCCTGACGCCCTGAGCTCTTCCCTGGAAGAGGCTTGTGTGGCCTTGAACGCCGTTCGGGCCTCTCTTGTGCACACAGCCGCGGTGCGCAGTTACGACGCCAAAACTTTGGCCGAGGGCGAACCTGAAGTTTGGCAGGAAGTGTTCAACACCAATGTGAACATGACCTGCAATGTTCTCAGGGCATGCCTTCCAGGCATGCTTCAAGAAAGATTCGGGCGGATCGTGCTGTTCGGCTCGAATGTGGCGCTCACCGGCCTAAACCGCGGTTCGGCTTACGCGGCGGCCAAAGCCGCGATCGTGAACCTGGCGCGCAGCGTGGCTTTGGAAACCGCTCCGGACAACGTTTTGATCAACGCCATCTCGCCGGCCCCGGTGGAGACAGACCTTGAGAGTGACTATGAAGGTGAATACCTGGCCTTCCGCCAGCGCTATTTCGCTGCTTACCGCGCGGCCAGCCCCACCGGAAAGCTGATCTCCCTGGATGAGATTCGCCACCTCGCAGAATTGTTATTGAGCCCCGAACTAGCAAACTTGAACGGACAGAACATCCTATTGGACGGGGGAATGTCTGCTCCCCTGCTAAATCCCCAGGGCATGGGCAGTTGA
- the rpsO gene encoding 30S ribosomal protein S15 yields the protein MALKPEAKTAIMAEFKLHESDTGSPEVQVALITRRINDITVHLKEHSKDFSTRRGLLKLIGQRRRLLDYLKRKDINRYRELIKALKIRR from the coding sequence ATGGCACTTAAACCTGAGGCCAAAACGGCTATCATGGCAGAGTTTAAACTCCATGAATCAGACACCGGCTCGCCTGAAGTTCAGGTTGCTCTCATCACCCGGCGGATCAACGACATCACGGTCCACCTGAAAGAGCACTCGAAGGACTTCAGCACCAGACGCGGGCTGTTGAAACTGATCGGGCAGAGAAGGCGCTTGCTCGATTACCTCAAGCGGAAAGACATCAACCGCTACCGAGAGTTGATCAAAGCGCTGAAGATCCGCAGATAG
- a CDS encoding tetratricopeptide repeat protein produces MNKWIIIVLAAMLGLYACAGTKTVTEAVPKAEITTKVAILPLKALDSPSRYITKILTVRDLDLTFDKYANYTLLDMEETELHFRETGYNDVEELEKEEMVEISKNLSSEVIVMGSVSENRPGLYGITMRMYSTLSGELKQVSFNVGKDKTSRWQALDEGMMKELDGFVSGEMDKIFNIATSYYNNGNYMEAEKSLKQVVALKPDKVDAYIYLGNTYLKTERNDLAEATFVKGFEADPKNLTIMRALNDIYEKTNQTAKRITLMEGFAEANNDAETWLAVGNLYDQQGNAVKAKAAFQKALAIDPEYSAANVRLAFMLYDEGNYAESIPMLEKAFELAPDNDIISSRLATAYQKSGRIQDAIARYEGLIKNDPNNVNAYLNLVNLYRTDNKDSKAIETINALKKIDPNNPYVYLNLAAIYLSQNKYNDAETNANLTISKDAGLYQPYVILASVFQSRGTDAYNSYLDLDRQASAAVGKKATDLRKKRDAAKGNAQSLLGKARDNLNSARSRASESSAINDINARLGRVNDLISKL; encoded by the coding sequence ATGAACAAGTGGATAATAATCGTCCTCGCCGCGATGCTCGGCCTCTACGCCTGTGCCGGCACCAAGACCGTCACCGAGGCCGTGCCCAAGGCTGAGATCACCACCAAAGTGGCGATCCTGCCTCTCAAGGCGCTGGACAGCCCCAGCCGTTACATCACCAAGATCCTCACTGTGAGAGATCTTGACCTCACTTTTGACAAATATGCCAACTACACTCTTCTGGACATGGAAGAGACGGAACTGCATTTCCGCGAGACCGGCTATAACGATGTGGAAGAACTTGAAAAGGAAGAGATGGTGGAGATTTCCAAAAACCTCTCTTCCGAAGTGATCGTGATGGGCAGCGTGAGCGAAAACCGCCCCGGCCTATACGGCATCACAATGCGCATGTACAGCACCCTTTCCGGCGAGCTCAAACAGGTCAGCTTCAACGTTGGCAAAGACAAAACCTCCCGCTGGCAGGCCCTCGATGAAGGCATGATGAAGGAGCTTGACGGCTTCGTCTCCGGCGAGATGGACAAGATCTTCAACATCGCCACCAGCTATTACAACAACGGCAACTACATGGAGGCCGAAAAATCGCTCAAACAGGTGGTCGCTCTCAAACCGGACAAGGTGGATGCCTACATCTACCTTGGCAACACTTACCTGAAAACCGAACGCAACGACCTTGCCGAGGCCACCTTCGTGAAGGGCTTTGAAGCGGATCCCAAGAACCTCACCATCATGCGCGCGCTGAACGACATCTATGAAAAGACCAACCAGACCGCCAAGCGCATCACCCTGATGGAAGGCTTCGCCGAAGCCAACAACGACGCCGAAACCTGGCTGGCCGTGGGCAACCTTTACGACCAGCAGGGCAACGCGGTTAAGGCCAAAGCCGCCTTCCAGAAAGCCCTCGCCATCGATCCGGAATACTCCGCGGCCAACGTCCGCCTGGCTTTCATGCTCTACGATGAGGGTAATTACGCAGAATCCATCCCCATGCTGGAAAAAGCCTTTGAATTGGCCCCCGACAACGATATCATCAGCAGCCGCCTGGCCACAGCCTATCAGAAAAGCGGACGCATCCAAGACGCCATCGCCAGATACGAAGGCCTGATCAAAAACGATCCCAACAACGTGAACGCCTATCTGAACCTGGTGAACCTCTACCGCACCGACAACAAGGATAGCAAGGCGATCGAAACCATCAACGCCCTCAAGAAGATCGACCCCAACAATCCCTATGTCTACCTGAACCTGGCTGCCATCTACCTGTCCCAGAACAAATACAACGACGCGGAAACCAACGCCAACCTCACCATCTCCAAGGATGCAGGTCTGTATCAGCCCTACGTGATCCTGGCTTCGGTTTTCCAATCCAGGGGCACCGACGCCTACAACAGCTATCTGGACCTTGACCGCCAAGCTTCAGCCGCTGTGGGCAAAAAAGCCACCGACCTCAGAAAGAAGCGTGACGCCGCCAAAGGCAACGCCCAGTCGCTGCTTGGCAAAGCCCGTGACAACCTTAACAGCGCGAGAAGCAGGGCCAGCGAATCCTCCGCGATCAACGACATCAACGCCCGGCTTGGCCGCGTGAACGACCTCATCAGCAAACTGTGA
- the queA gene encoding tRNA preQ1(34) S-adenosylmethionine ribosyltransferase-isomerase QueA, producing the protein MTDLLDIDAYNYQLPPELIAQHPLEKRDSSRLMRVERATGNIVHGEFADILDLLAPGEVLVVNSSKVIPARLHGEKATGARIEVLLLHRLDGARWKCMVHPGKRLKTAQWLQFSPYLKGWMSLADEDGLREIEFEGPDTYWQEIERIGHVPLPPYIKRPDASSDRGDYQTVYAQAPGSVAAPTAGLHFSSELLEALKFKGVRVVEVILHVGMGTFLPVKCQRIDAHKMHSEFCTLPGETAAAINAAKAEGRRVIAVGSTSVRTLESFWNGTCLESGSHWTNIFIYPGREIQVADALITNFHLPKSSLLMMISAFAGYELVRRAYQLAVEERYRFFSYGDAMYIS; encoded by the coding sequence ATGACAGATTTACTTGATATTGATGCCTACAACTACCAACTGCCGCCGGAATTGATCGCCCAGCATCCCCTTGAGAAACGCGACAGCTCTCGCCTGATGCGGGTGGAGCGGGCAACGGGGAACATTGTCCACGGCGAATTTGCGGACATCCTGGATCTGCTGGCCCCCGGAGAAGTTCTGGTGGTGAACTCCAGCAAGGTGATCCCCGCCCGCCTCCACGGGGAGAAAGCCACCGGCGCGCGGATCGAGGTCCTTCTCTTGCACAGGTTGGACGGAGCGCGCTGGAAGTGCATGGTCCATCCCGGCAAACGGCTCAAAACAGCTCAGTGGCTGCAGTTTTCACCCTATCTGAAAGGCTGGATGTCGCTCGCGGATGAAGACGGTTTACGGGAGATCGAGTTTGAGGGACCGGATACATACTGGCAGGAGATCGAGCGGATCGGACATGTTCCTTTGCCTCCATACATCAAGCGTCCGGACGCATCCAGCGACCGCGGCGACTATCAAACCGTCTATGCCCAAGCCCCAGGCTCAGTGGCCGCTCCAACCGCCGGCCTGCATTTCAGCTCCGAACTGCTGGAAGCCCTGAAATTTAAAGGGGTGCGGGTGGTGGAGGTGATCCTCCACGTGGGGATGGGAACCTTTCTGCCGGTGAAATGCCAGCGCATAGACGCCCACAAGATGCACAGCGAGTTCTGCACCCTACCCGGGGAAACCGCAGCCGCAATCAACGCTGCCAAAGCGGAAGGGCGGCGCGTGATCGCCGTGGGCAGCACTTCGGTGCGCACGCTGGAGAGTTTCTGGAACGGGACCTGCCTGGAAAGTGGCTCGCACTGGACCAACATTTTCATCTATCCGGGCCGCGAGATCCAGGTCGCGGATGCCCTCATCACAAATTTCCATCTGCCCAAATCCTCGCTGCTGATGATGATCTCCGCCTTTGCCGGCTACGAACTGGTCCGGCGCGCGTACCAGCTCGCGGTGGAGGAAAGATACCGGTTTTTCAGCTACGGCGACGCGATGTACATCTCATGA